A genomic stretch from Elusimicrobiota bacterium includes:
- a CDS encoding CPXCG motif-containing cysteine-rich protein, with the protein MKARPRRHARRKPALGRRAAHKRPSSRGPALAEETLPRAQEWAQVPCPYCGEQLEVLVGADEDGHTRFEDCSVCCRTVSLHVTWDEGETQVEAVRD; encoded by the coding sequence ATGAAGGCCCGCCCGCGACGGCACGCGCGCCGCAAGCCGGCCCTTGGCCGCCGGGCCGCCCACAAGCGCCCGTCCTCCCGGGGCCCGGCCTTGGCTGAGGAAACCCTGCCGCGCGCGCAAGAGTGGGCCCAGGTCCCCTGCCCCTATTGCGGGGAGCAGCTCGAGGTCCTGGTCGGCGCCGACGAGGACGGACACACCCGCTTCGAGGACTGCTCGGTCTGCTGCCGCACCGTGTCCTTGCACGTCACTTGGGATGAAGGTGAGACGCAGGTGGAGGCGGTCAGGGACTAG